Proteins encoded by one window of uncultured Draconibacterium sp.:
- a CDS encoding DsrE family protein, producing MLVENKDIQDYVKKIMDQGTAVKACKGCSDMYGISEKLEELGVEVKYMGEITDYMKEGRHVLSL from the coding sequence GTGTTGGTTGAGAATAAGGATATCCAGGACTATGTAAAAAAGATCATGGATCAGGGAACTGCAGTGAAAGCCTGCAAGGGCTGTTCCGATATGTACGGAATTTCAGAGAAACTTGAAGAACTGGGAGTTGAAGTGAAGTATATGGGTGAAATTACTGATTACATGAAGGAGGGGAGGCATGTATTAAGCTTATAG